The genomic stretch CGCAAAAAGAAACCATCGTCATCCGAGGGATCGTGAAAGACAAAGAAGGTACTCCTTTACCGGGGGTTACGATCTTGATTAAAGGTTCAACCGTCGGTGTATCCACGGATGTGAAAGGTGAATACGTGATAAACGTAGAAAAACGGGATTCTCTAATCCTATCATTCTCGTTCGTGGGAATGAAGACGAAAGAGGTAAAATGGAACGGCCAACAAACACTGAATGTAGTATTGGAAGAAGAGGTAAGCGAAGTAGAAGAGGTTGTCGTTATCGGTTACGGAACAACAACCAAAAAAGATTTGACCGGATCAGTGGCAAGTTTTGACTCCCGAATTATCGAGGAATCGACAGCAACAAGCGTGGCCCACATGATGCAAGGCCAAATTCCTGGCTTGAGTATTTTAGCAGGAGACGGAGCTCCCGGTAGTCCTGCCCGGTTAGAAATTCGGGGAGTCCCATCATTAAGCGGGGCCACCTCTCCTTTAATCGTGGTGGATAACGTCCCGATGACAAGTGATTTTGACATCAACGAATTAAACCCGGATGATATTCAGAGCATCGACATACTGAAAGGAGCCTCTTCCGCAGCCATTTATGGTTCAAGAGCCGCAGCCGGGGTCATCATGATTATGACGAAAGGCGGTAGACGAGACCAAAAACCGGTAATCAATTACAGCTATGATTATAGCACAACGAGCCTCGTTTCCGATGTAAACACGTTAACCACGGACGAGTTCAAAATGCTAGTCATGGAGGCCGTTCGCAATGGAGCAAAAGCAGAAGGGTATGACGATATTACCAAATACTCCAAATACGCAACATTTGCCGCATCGGATTTCTTTGGAGAGGCAAATACCCCGTGGATGAAATATATCATGCGGGACGGTTCCAAACAGCAACATAAAGTCTCCATCCGAGGGGGCGGTAGTTCCTTCGGATATAACGCCTCTTTGGGATACACGAACGAGCTGGGACAAGTGAAAGGAACGAATTATGAAAGATATACATATGACATCGGTTTCAACGCCGATATTAATAAATGGATCCGAGCTACCGTGAAAGTTTCCGGAACAATATCCGACAGATTAAGCAATAATGCAGGTCTATCTACCGCAGCGAAAGCCCGTCCTGATATTAAAGCTTATAATGACGATGGTTCCCTGTATTTACATTCATATCTCTATTCCGGACGTACCTATTATGTCGTAAATCCGATTATCGAAATGGAAGAAAATACCACGGAGAGCGAGGACCACAATGTACGCCTCACGGGAAATCTGGAATTTCGAATTTTACCCGAACTGAACCTGATCACCCAATACACTTACCAAACCCGAAAGGGGGAGCGTTACGCTTATCAATCCAGCCGCACGCAGGCAGGTAGCGGGTACTGGGGAGATCAAAAAGGCTACGGGAGAAAAACACATAGCAAGACCGATAGTAAAGAACTCGAGATACGCTTATCATACATGAAAGATTTCGGTGAGAATCACAAATTAACCGCCATGCTGGCAAGTAATTATAATGACGAAGAACAGGAGTATTACACGCTATCCATGACTGATTTCCCGGATGACTACGTGCAGAATGCAATATGGCAAGGAGCTAACCCCTATAAATACGGGGCGGTAAACGGTAGTGCCAGCGGGTCTGTACTACTATCTTTCGTGGGAAGAATCGAGTATAAATTCATGGACCGTTACCTAGTGACCGGGACAATACGTTCAGATGGTTCATCCAAGTTCTCCCCGAAATACAGATGGGGTACTTTTCCGTCATTCGCCGCAGCATGGATCGTTTCTGAAGAAAATTTCTTGAAAAATTCCCAATGGCTATCTTTCCTAAAAATCCGTGCCGGATGGGGGAAAACAGGTAATGGCTGGGTCGGTGAATACGGGTGGAGGACCTTGTATTCCTCAACCGATTATCAGAATATGCCGGCAACAATACCGAGCCAGATCGGGAATAATGAATTGAAATGGGAGTCGACCAAACAATATGATCTAGGGTTAGACTTCGGCTTTTTGAAGAACCAGAGAATAAGAGGTTCTTTAGGTTTCTACAAGAAAACCACGAAAGGCCTGTTATATCCTTTCACCATGGCATTGAGTACCGGAATGGGATCTACCAGCGTGAACTTCGCCAACATCGAAAACAAGGGGATAGAATTTGACATTTCAGCCACAATTATTCAGAACAAGGATTGGAACTGGTCTTTTGGTTTCAATATTGGGAAGAATAAGAACAAAATTACCGGGCTTGACGCAGAATACATCTCTGCTCCCGGACAAACCTACCTAAGCAACACGGTTATTCGGGAAGGAGAATCACTAGGATTGATCTATGGGTTTGAAACCGACGGGGTGTTCCGTTCCCAGGCAGAAATTGACTACTACGAATCACTAAACCCGGACTATCAATATCAAGAGCAGTATTCTTACCGAAAAACCATTCCCGGAGACTTAAAATTTGTCGATCAAGACGGTGATGGGCGAGTAAATAAAGTATATGGAAATCATGAGGATAAAATCGTGTTAGGATGTTCTCGCCCCGACTTTGAAGGTGGATTCAATACACGTTTAAGCTGGAAAGGCTTCACCTTAAGCGTACAGGGAACATTCAGTTACGGGGCACAAAAGGCATGGACGGCAGAGGCCAATCAATTCTGTTTTGCCCCCACGGGTACGGCGAACGTGCTGGACGTCGCTCTGAAACGCTGGACCCCGGAGAATCCGGATAGCAATTACCCATGCGTGCGATTGGATTTCTACAACAATGATTTCACAGACTTCTCCGTCTATAATGCCTCGTACCTTAAGATACAAAATGTCAACCTAGAATACAAGTTTCCCAAATACATCGTGGACAAGACAAAGATATTCGGAAACATCAGCGTCTTCGCCTCCGCAAATAACGTGTGTACCTTCACCTCCTATCCCGGCCCTTCTCCCGAATCATGGAGCAGTGATGCTATCCAAGGGGCTTCCGTAGACACGGAGGCTTATCCCAAAACCAGAACATTCAATTTCGGAGTGAAAGTAACCATTAAATGATTTAATTATGAACAAGATATTTTTATGTAGTTTATTGTTTCTCTTTGCAATAACGGGATGTGACAACATGTTCGACGATGAACTTCCTCCACATGATTTAGTTGGAGAAAATGCAATCACGAACGAGACATCCGCAGAAACGGCGTTAAATGGCATCTTCTCGAATTTACAGGGTTACGGGACGATGAGCGCATATTACATCTGCGACAACGAGTACCGCACGGGATTACTAACCGGAACTTACCGAGGTACATTCGAAACAGATGGTTTGTTAGGTTTCAAATTGACCGAAGAATATTCATACGTTGCTGATCCATGGGAATTAGCTTATAAAATGGTAAACGCTGCAAATAATTTCATCTATTACGTGGACAAATTATCCGAGAACCTGTTTGGCGAGAACCGGAAAACAGAAATGTTGGCAGAAGCCAAGTTCGCCCGTGCATTCGGGCATGCATTTCTACTAAGGAGATACGGGTATT from Butyricimonas virosa encodes the following:
- a CDS encoding SusC/RagA family TonB-linked outer membrane protein; its protein translation is MKKNPQTKARQKRVLVPVKTKSPRKRKGWGLIVLPFLCCLPLLSNANPTRHHTGMNELFMSENPVNDTQKETIVIRGIVKDKEGTPLPGVTILIKGSTVGVSTDVKGEYVINVEKRDSLILSFSFVGMKTKEVKWNGQQTLNVVLEEEVSEVEEVVVIGYGTTTKKDLTGSVASFDSRIIEESTATSVAHMMQGQIPGLSILAGDGAPGSPARLEIRGVPSLSGATSPLIVVDNVPMTSDFDINELNPDDIQSIDILKGASSAAIYGSRAAAGVIMIMTKGGRRDQKPVINYSYDYSTTSLVSDVNTLTTDEFKMLVMEAVRNGAKAEGYDDITKYSKYATFAASDFFGEANTPWMKYIMRDGSKQQHKVSIRGGGSSFGYNASLGYTNELGQVKGTNYERYTYDIGFNADINKWIRATVKVSGTISDRLSNNAGLSTAAKARPDIKAYNDDGSLYLHSYLYSGRTYYVVNPIIEMEENTTESEDHNVRLTGNLEFRILPELNLITQYTYQTRKGERYAYQSSRTQAGSGYWGDQKGYGRKTHSKTDSKELEIRLSYMKDFGENHKLTAMLASNYNDEEQEYYTLSMTDFPDDYVQNAIWQGANPYKYGAVNGSASGSVLLSFVGRIEYKFMDRYLVTGTIRSDGSSKFSPKYRWGTFPSFAAAWIVSEENFLKNSQWLSFLKIRAGWGKTGNGWVGEYGWRTLYSSTDYQNMPATIPSQIGNNELKWESTKQYDLGLDFGFLKNQRIRGSLGFYKKTTKGLLYPFTMALSTGMGSTSVNFANIENKGIEFDISATIIQNKDWNWSFGFNIGKNKNKITGLDAEYISAPGQTYLSNTVIREGESLGLIYGFETDGVFRSQAEIDYYESLNPDYQYQEQYSYRKTIPGDLKFVDQDGDGRVNKVYGNHEDKIVLGCSRPDFEGGFNTRLSWKGFTLSVQGTFSYGAQKAWTAEANQFCFAPTGTANVLDVALKRWTPENPDSNYPCVRLDFYNNDFTDFSVYNASYLKIQNVNLEYKFPKYIVDKTKIFGNISVFASANNVCTFTSYPGPSPESWSSDAIQGASVDTEAYPKTRTFNFGVKVTIK